In Pristis pectinata isolate sPriPec2 chromosome 2, sPriPec2.1.pri, whole genome shotgun sequence, the sequence GACCTCTGATGTATATGTTCTTTATCCTCCTATTGAAGTCTCTGTGAATCAGCATGTAGTATCTCACTGGGACCTGCCCCTCTGCTGCTGAGAAGGTAGACAGTTCAGTCCACCAGCCACTTGGTTGGATAGGAGCTGGGAGACAATTtactctctcgctctcgctctcctTGCAGAGAGATATCACAAACCTGATCCATTTCCTCCTCACTCCATGCTGTAGTAATTGGGAACGTACTGGAGTGGGAGATCCAGCCCAACCCTTGCTTTTCCTTTGCCTGACAGCTCAGTATCAGCAGTGTATCAGATAAAGTTTATAATTATAGTGACAAAAGACTTTCATTCCTTTTTGTGCATTTTGCTCAGGTCTGTGCTGACGGCTATGAAGTGAGCAATTTGATATCTGCAGATCCTGTGAAGAGAAAGTGTGGATTCCGCGCTGAATACTTCATCAAACCTCCTCTACACGTTACTGTGTCATTCCCGTTCAATGTGGAGCTTTGTAGAATTGACTTGGAAGTCTCGGTGGGCTTCCAAAACTCTTTAGGATTGGACATCTATACCTGTAGAACATGTAGTCAGACTATGACGTGGAGTGAAAATTCCTTACAAAACTCTCAGCCTGCTGGCCCGGCCTTTTCTGACAATGATGTTTTTACattagtggggaaggttgtgctgAAAAACCAAAACAAAGTATCTTTCAGGCACAAAGCATACAAACCCAGACCTCCTTTTAATGAATTTAATGAGCCTTCTGCAGTTGACAACCATACTTCTGTACAGGATTTGTGGAACAAGGGACAATTTTCATTGACGAACGTAAATCACCTCAGGATCTGCATCACTTATGTGTCAGGGGGCAGTTTGCCTTGTTTGAGGAAAGTGGACATCTGGGGACAACCATCTAGATCATCCCCTCGTAAACTCATTGAACATATCTTCAAGGTTTACCAAGAACACAAGGCTGAGCAATCAGTTCCAGCAGTCAATCAGCGAAATGCTTCTACTGCACTATCTAGCAATACAGCAAGTGATAGCCTACAGCCAGATGCCCATGGATCTCTGCTGACTAGCGAGAGCATTCCAGAGGAATTTCTGGACCCCATCACTTCTGAAATCATGGTCCTTCCAATGTTGCTTCCTAGTGGTAAAGTAATCGATCAGAGCACATTGGACAAATATAGTCGGAGTGAAGCTACATGGGGCAGGGTGCCAAATGATCCCTTCACCAGTGTCCCTTTCAGCCGGCATTCCAAGCCTGTTCCTCACTTGACTCTTAAAGCAAGGCTGGACTACTTCCTGCTGCACAGCACAATACCAGGCTACACCGTTGTGGGGAGGAGTCGAGTTGGTTTTGTTGCCTCATCTGCAGTGAAGAGAAAATCAGACTCCATACAGGATGCAGACGTGAATCCTGTCTCAGAACGAATAAGTGCCTGCACTAGTTCAAACTCTACTGCTGTgtcaaattctgatgaaaagaGATTCAAAGCAGAAGTGAAAAATCTGCAGAAGTCTGAGAAAGATTTGGGTATAGTCGTATTGATTTTTACATTTCGTCAGTATGTGGTATTACATTTGCAGATTTTTATCTTCCAAAGCTATGGATTAGGACTGGAGTCCTGTTCCACCCAATATCAATTGCAAGTGACCATTCCTTATACGAGTGTGGATAGGTCACAGAACAAGGGGAATTTGTTGATGATCAAAGACCAAGATCCATCTTCTTTGCTAAGCTGTTGCATGATGTGGTATAACAGTTACTGACTAATGGGAGCAGTCATTCAATATCAAACAATATAAAGAATTCAGGATGTCTCCTTTATTCAGAGTGGTAAGAATATGGAGCAGGCTTCTTTATACTATGGTAATTAGcctagatgtatttaaggtgaagcTAAATAAGaaggaggagaaaggaatagaagaaatTAAGGAATAAGAACAgacaggcccctcaagcctgttccatcattcagtaagatcatggctaatcctatGCCTCGCATCTGCTTTCTCGCCTATCccttttaatatccaaaaacgtATTCATTTCAGCCTTGAGTATACTCGGACTGAGCACCACAGAACTCTATGCTGTCCAGTCAGCCCCACCTCCTGGCTCTTTCCATACGGCCTTCTAACATTTTTCTCTCAAAGTATTTATTCAATGCAATCTTTAAGTTACTATCGAATTCCATCTTTTGGACAGTATATGCCAGATCATCATAACTTATGAGATATCAATCTGCCTCACATCAGATCCAGCCTTTTTGCCAGTTACCTCAAATTCTTTGCCCTCTGGTCTCAGACCCTtctactggggtgggggggggggggggggggggatttttcCTTTttagctctttttaaaaaaaaaagttgcagtttTGAATACTGCAGTCCAATTTTTTTCTCAGTGTCTCTGCTATAAAGTGAATAGCTGCTAAACCCAAGGCCTAACTGACCTAAAGAACTAAATTTGGCCATTTTGCCTGTTTAATCATTTGCACATTGAGGTACTTGTGGCCATCTTGGTAgttaaccatttaaaaatactgccCTTAACTTCAGGCTAGTCATAAACAGGATCATAAGTAATCCATCGGTTTATTTACAAAACGAATAGTGTAAATTCTCTCAAGGATGCACTTACAGATGAGAAAGATCCTAAAGCACCAGTGTGTggcactgctgtctcacagctccagcaacctgggttcaatcctgacctttgctgttgtctgtgtggcattttcacattctttttgtgaccacatggtttcctctgggtgctccaattttatCCCATATCCCCAAACcacatgggttggtaggtaaattgcccctagtgtgtagatgagtggaagaatctgaggaagttgatgggaatgttgggaggatAAAATGATtttgggtaggattagtgtaaatgggtgcttgatggttggcatggagatggtgggcaaaagggcctgtttctgtgctgtatgtgtcTGTGAGTGAACCCCTCCTCCCAATTTCAGCAGTCAATTATTTATTGAATAATTTCAGCATTGTGTCTCCACTATTCTATCATTGGCTGTTATTTTTATGTTGTTGTTCTTAGCTGGTTCCTCTGGAATGAGGACAACTTGCCTCCACTCCATTTTCCTATTGcttttgaggtggctgatgagaatgtggaatctGCCAAATCTGCcataggtggggcaggaggtgcttgagggGCTGGCAGGTGTGTAGTTTGGGAAATggtacactgggcttctgtgtgctgccCATGCACGGACTCGGTGTCAGCccaatgctcctcctccattttgagcagtcacaaGCCAGGGATTCTGACAGATTGGTGGgatgttttacttttttttccaaggaGACTGAGAACTTTCTCTAATCATCTATTCACTTTCTAATCTTTTGCCATAGAGCCTGTAGTAGAATGTGTATTTTGGGAACCTGTTGTCTGATGTGTAAATGATGTGACTTACCCATGTTTGAGGGAACCGTGTCAGcctgttgctgtttgtggaagcttggtGTATGATTTCTTTTAATTCAAGGAATGTAGACATTGCTgcaagacctgcatttattggcCAAATGCCCCTTGGACAAAGTATGAATATGAGCAGCAGGAGGCTTAGTcgtaagttatctttattagtcacatgtacatcaaaacacacagtgaaatacatcttcttatgtagagtgttctgggggcagcccgcaagtgtcgccacacttccggcaccaacatagcatgcccacaacttcctaacccgtacgtctttggaatgtgggaggaaactggagcacccagaggaaacccacgcagacacggggagaacgtacaaactccttacagacagcagccggaattgaacccgggtctctggcgctgtaatagcattatgctaaccgctacactaccgtgcctgccccaattaGAGGATGATTAAAAGTGAACCACATTGctatgggtctggagttacagaACAGTGAAGCTAATTGGTGACAAGAAAGGACATTTTGTAATAAGTAGTGGTTTgacattttatttcttatttcattATTTGAACTTAAATTTCCCAGTTACTGTGGTTGAGTTCAAACACATAGATTTATTCAGCACAAAAaaaggcccaactcgtccatgccaaccaaggtgccttcctgagctagtcccatttgtctgcatttgacttgtatccctctaaacctttcctatccatgtacctgtccaaattttttttaaatgttgtaattgtactcacctctaccgcttcctctggcagcttgttccatatacccaccatccactGTATGGacaaatttgcccctcaagtgccctttaaatcattcccctctcaccttaaacctattccctctggttttagacacccttacccttccaggtgtagtctcgccaacatcttgtacagctgtaatgtgacatcccaactcgtGTCTCGCAATTGAGAGTCTGTACTCGCAGATGCTACACCAGCAACTTGACCATGAGCAACCATATCCCTGTGTGCAATTGACTAAATTTCCTACACTACAACAGTGTTTATACTTTAAAAGTACCTAATTGGCTTTAAAGTGATATCCTGAGTTGTGACGTACTACAGATGTGCAAATCTGTCTTTAGTGTTATCGATTTAAAATTACTATCATAgtgtcgtacagcatggaagtgggtCCTTGGGCTCACCAACTCAGTGTCAACCATGAAACATCCATTTGCAcgaaacccattttattctccccacactcccatcaattcctcccacattctaccactctccaatacactaggggcaatttgcagtggccaattaaccccctAGCCCACGtatttgggatgtcggaggataCAACTACCAGacgaacatgcaaacttcacaaattgcactggagatcaggattgagctCAAGTCACTGGAAGTGTGAGctagcagctgtactagctgtgccaccatcCTGGCCAAGGTTGACTATCTTGCCACCTGTAGACCCAGGTGTTGAATCACCTGACATTTAGTAACATATGGATGTATTTGACCACTGAGCCATTGGGAAGCCAGAggaattatgttttttttaaagcattgcaGAATATGAGATGACCTCTGGTTACTGGCCCATGCTGGAGGTACCAGTTTTGTCATTTTCAACAGCACTTATTGTGGTGGAAACGTCGGTTGGGTCACCTCTGAACCATCCTTGTTCGAAATAATCCTGTAGTGATCTCAGTTCTTTGTGGCTAAGTGTGATTTGCATCTGATTTGTGTCCAACAGGGTTGGTCTCACACGAGCAGAAGTTATCACAGAGTCTGGACAGCGCATTGGCTTCTGTCTTAAGCACGTTCCCATCCTTTACTGCCAAGCAAGGACAAGACAAACCACAGCCAGTGGGTGGCAGCAACGCTGACTATCTTCAAGGTAGTGTATATGAACTGTGATTCTGATCTAGTTTTTAGCGTTGCAAGCATTGTCAACTGGCAAAAGTCACAGCCGGAATATTGTGGGATCATGCCTACACTGAGTTTAAGCAGATAGTGGAGCGGTTCAAGAATGTAACTTAACACTGGAGCATGTCTTGTTGGGAAGGAGAAGCCTACAGGGGATCCGAGAGGCAGGTTTTCTCCCCACAGTGGTTGGTggttacctggaatgagctgccagaggaggataCAATTTTTAATGAGCatattggacagatacatggatacgAAAGGCacacagggatatgggcctaacgcaggcaaaagggattagcgtagataggcgtTACGGGCAGCATGGActaaaagggcttgtttctgtgctgtatgattctactaCTTTCTCAAGCAAATATAGAAAGGTAATAAGTGATGGCCTTGTAACAATTACATCCCTTAAGATGAATAAGTAAAGAACATACTCCTGATTGACTGCATTACTGAGCAGATACTGCACCTCAACAGCACCTCTCAGCCAGAGATCTCTACTGCCAAAAAGGACCAGGACGGAGGGTGTATAGAAACACCACATCTCCACGTCTTTCATTCACACCCTGTAACTCCCTACCTAAAGCATTgtaggagtatcttcaccaaaaggactgcagcaataTAAggtgacagctcaccaccaccttcacaatgGCAGTTGGGAGATTGGCAACAAATGCCGGCCTGCCAGCAAAACTATCAGCACTtaaatgttcttaaaaaaaaactaccagtGGTGCCAACTTTAGAATAGCATGCTAAACAGAGGCCCCATCTACTTATTTAGAAGATGAAGTGGAGTAATTTGAAGAAATGCTGTGAGTTGTACCATTGTCCTGAACAAGAATACTTCCTCAAGATCTCATCAACATTAGCAGGTTGTCAAAGGAattaaagtaaaatcagaaatttctggaagtactcagggcaggcagcacgtgtggagagaaacagaattaacttttcagggcAATCGACTTTTGTTATgtgaccttatgatgaaaggtcatcaatgtgAAACATTTAACTCTGACCCTCTCCTCAgagatgctgagttcttccagctcttTCTGTTGTTGGTTTGgattttttgcagtattttgcttttatcaaGGAAATTGGTttgccagaggtcagaatcaaatgcaagagaaatgtTACCTCTTCAAACTGGAGTTGCAGCAATGCAACCTTTGATTTTCACTTGTATTAACATTTTATCCACAGAACAAAATCCGGTTAGGTCTGATGAAGCTTGCAGCACCTGCAGTGAGGCACTCTCTGCATATTCCAAGCACTTGGTGGTATACAGATTGCTGTGTGGACACCTGATCTGCAGGCCCTGTTTGTCAGAGAGACAGAAATCTTCAACACCTTCCTGCTCAAAATGCAACAGGACGATCTGTACCAGCGATGTCGTGCGGGTCCATCTTTAGATCCATGGCACTTTGAGGTCCTTGTTGCGCATtggggaaatgttggaaatactcctTCAGTTAAAATTAAATGACTTGGGGGGGAAAACACATAAATGTAAATCTTTAGTTACTATGTTGTATTATTTACAAGGTTGATATATGCTTCAGATTTCAACAATGGTATTGACTGGGAGCAAGTGAAAATTCCACAATGTTGCAACAGTGTGGTAAGCTGCTAATTTCACTTTGTCGGTTAGAATTTGGTTCCTGGATTTTTTTACCCAATCTAAAGCACCCTCCCACAGAAGAATAAAAGCTCCAAACAATATGAGGGAATTAAGAGGATTATTAAAAAGTTTGAGGAATTAATGGATGGAATCTGAACTctaaaactgaattttttttttatcaatTCCATCAGCCTGACTGAGTTTAGAACTGCCTGGTGTCTATTTGTCTGATTGGTCTATCAACTCTGTAATGACTGGCTCATCAAAAAAACCTGTTCTCTAGACGAGTAATAAACTAGCCATGATGTCCCATGTTCTGGGTATCTTGAGCTAAAGTAAATTTGGTATTTGTATCACGGGTTTCCCCTATGCAAGAGTACAATTTAAAAGTGAAGCATATTTACAGAAGgactctggtttaaaaaaaaataaacttgaacttggaataaacaaaagctttttgtttCAGCCTGTGACACAATCCACTCATGCCTAGAAATATTAGATGTTAGATTTTTGTCAAATAAATGATCCATAGCTGAAATCTATTATTGATTTGATGTCATGCCATCTTAAGTTTAAAAAGAGTTGTATTAACAAACATTGTGAACTATAATTCCAGTAAATAAGGAGATCAGTTTTCTCAgtgtaaacattttttaaaaaaagtacaaaggATCTTGGGagaagttttagaacatagaacactacagcacagtacaggcccttccaccacaatgttgtgttgacattttatcctgctctaacatctatctaacccttccctcccatatagccccctattttcctatcattcatgtatctatctaagagtctcttaaatgaccataatgtatctgcccccacaatctctgctggcagcgcatttcatgcacccaccacttataccttcctccaatcaccttaaaattatgtcccttcatgttaaccattgtcaccctggaaaatagtctctgactgtccactcgatctatgtctcttatcatcttgtacacctctatcaagtcacctctcatcctcctcctctccaaagagaaaagccctagctcactcaacctatgctcataagacatgctctccaatccaggcaacatcctggtaaatctccactgcaccctctctaaagcttccacgtcctttctataatgaggcgaccggaactgaacacaatactccaagtattttGAGCAAATAATGTTACAAATCATATTGAAAAGCCAGGAAATAAAACTCTTGGCATCAAATCcatatttttgtatttcttgtcaGGTATAATATTAGTATCTGTGGAACATTGACTTTAGTTTTTCTTAGCAATGAGTAAGGTCATAAAGCTCACGATGCTGATTAGAGCACATCTCAATGTGAGATATTGAAAGTTACAGTGCTCAGGCAATACACTGCACTTGAGTAGGTTTTGCAAGCCTGTAGATTGAAGAAAGGTGAGAAAATTGACACATTGAGATCTTACAGAAGAATTGAGGAGAAACTACAACAGTTTGAAGGTGAGAATCACAAGTTGGACAGGTaattagtattttgtttttggatagTGGGAGGGACAAAATATCAATGCACTGGATGTCAGATGGCCAgtgtagggagggagagagatgttaATGTGGTTGGAGTGGGTACCATCCCCATCCCTGTGAAACTGATGTGCTGAGTGGCAAAATCTAAATGAAAAGTAAGAGACCCAGTGATAGGCCTCTCCAAGGATCTGAGTTAACAATGCAATCATGGGTGGAGAAATTACTGCAATTATTTCTCTGGCTGTGCATAGATAGAAATGAAACCAGGTGAGTGCAGCCCACCTAATCTGATGCAATGTAAATCTTTCTCTTCATATATTTATAAAGCTTGTACTGTTCaatattttgttcaaattttattcatttaccTTTATTGCACCTCCAATAACTTTCTTTGCAGCCTtctcttgctttttttaaaatataagacTCACTAAATTTCTACCTATTATTTGTGTAAACCTTTTTAATGTTGCTTTGCACCTCGTTTGTCAACCATGTATGCTTCACTATGCATGGAGTTTTTGGGGTTCTTGGCTGGTTTTATATTTGAGCAAATTCCTCTGTGAATGCATCTTACACTGTACCCTCTGCTGAGAGAAAACATTCATCCCTTTGTCTACTCCTGTCTTTTGTTCCAATGATCTCCTGGTCCACCACCTATCTGCCACATCTTATACTGTAAGTGGCCAAAAAACTCTGCTAACTTTGAACCTGTTCAAACTTTGAACTTTGACCATTTCCTAACTTTGAACCTGTTCAACCACCACCCCCGTGCTTGTTGATCCACAATGCTTCTCAGAATGGCGACATCTCAGTTTAAACATTCTCACCTTTTGTGCTTGAATCACTCCTGGTCTTAGTACACTCTACAGTTTCCCACAGAGCTGTGGATTCCTTCAAGCCAGGATTCTTTTGCAGCCCTGATTTCCTCCACTCCATCATTGTGATTGTCACTTCAACTGCATTGGgaactatttttatttttctactttATAACATTCTTAAAATCCTGTATCTTTGAAAACATTGGCCTGTTGTCTTTTTTTATTATAACACACCACACTAAATCTTCTTTAATCACGAGGGATAGGGGCACAGACTTCCTGCAGAAACCACTAAATCCACTAGCAGTGATGTTAAAAGTGCAATGACATGCTCAACCTATCCATGGTacattcccaacactggtgccccacaaggctgcgtcctcagccctctactccctatggctgcatggccagattctgtgctgtctccatctacaagttttgcagatgataccaccgtagtgggccatatctcaaataacaatgaaggagatagagagcttagtgacatggtgtcatgacaacaacctttccctcaatgtcagcaaaataaaagagctggtcattgacttcaggaatgggggtgGTGCctatgctcctgtctatatcaatggtgctgaggtcgagagggttgagagcttcaagttctgagtgaacatcagcaatagcctgtcctggtccaaccacagatgccacagccaagaaagctcaccagtgcttctccttcctcaagagGATAAAGAAAATTGGCACATccttgttgaccctcaccaacttttgtcaaaagcatcctatctggatgcatcatggcttggtatggcaactgctctgccgaggactgcaagaaactgcagagagttgtggacacagctcagcacaacatggaaaccagcctcccctccatggactctgtctatacttctcgctgcctcggtaaagcagccaacataataaaagaccccaccaccccagacattctctcttcttccccctcccatcgggcagaaaatacaaaagcttgaaagcatgtaccaccaagatcaaggacagctcctaccctgctgttataagatgattgaacggttccctagtacggtaagatggactcttgacctcacaatctaccttgttatgaccttgcaccttattgtttacctgctctgcattttctctgtagctgttacactttattctgcattctgttgttgttttaccctgtactacctcgatgcactgtgcaatgaattgatctgtatgaacgatacgcaagacaagtttttcactacctccgtacatgtgacaataataaaccaattccaatataacAACTGCTATGCAAGTTTCAGCTTGTCAGAACAGGTTGAAACATATAAGCACTACAGACCCTGTCTCCAGCCCCAAATCCACCCACGTTTCTGACACCATGTGTTCCTGATCTTGGTTCTGGCCATAGCCGGACTATTGTGTTTGATCATCCAGTCCAGAcaaaagggtctcaacctaaaacgtaactgtccatttccctccacttgcAGAGTATGCAGATGCAATGGATAGTAAATCAGTGGATAACAAGGACTTTGTGTACTTTAGTGAAGCATCTCAAAGTTATGATGTGCTGAGGATGTTGAACTCTGATAAGTTATGAAGGTGAAGGTAGACCCATTAATGACATGCAGATGAGTCGATGAATAATAAGGAAGTGGCAAACttaatttatattcatttttgcATAAGAGAAAATAACAACGTCAGGTGCAATGATGCTTAAAAGCAAGTGCATTtag encodes:
- the ubox5 gene encoding RING finger protein 37, yielding MINLCLPNFNPRIQCNKVCADGYEVSNLISADPVKRKCGFRAEYFIKPPLHVTVSFPFNVELCRIDLEVSVGFQNSLGLDIYTCRTCSQTMTWSENSLQNSQPAGPAFSDNDVFTLVGKVVLKNQNKVSFRHKAYKPRPPFNEFNEPSAVDNHTSVQDLWNKGQFSLTNVNHLRICITYVSGGSLPCLRKVDIWGQPSRSSPRKLIEHIFKVYQEHKAEQSVPAVNQRNASTALSSNTASDSLQPDAHGSLLTSESIPEEFLDPITSEIMVLPMLLPSGKVIDQSTLDKYSRSEATWGRVPNDPFTSVPFSRHSKPVPHLTLKARLDYFLLHSTIPGYTVVGRSRVGFVASSAVKRKSDSIQDADVNPVSERISACTSSNSTAVSNSDEKRFKAEVKNLQKSEKDLGLVSHEQKLSQSLDSALASVLSTFPSFTAKQGQDKPQPVGGSNADYLQGSPRVMDALYIRASIWETGGTDEDGFAGYVGLLHLLLSGNEMLFDLLNSSSRLFVHQGVGPWQLNTQPQMVE